A window of Pectinophora gossypiella chromosome 12, ilPecGoss1.1, whole genome shotgun sequence contains these coding sequences:
- the LOC126371533 gene encoding thymosin beta isoform X1 — MACSVGDSPSLKDLPKVATDLKSQLEGFNTSCLRDVDTNEKIVLPSAEDVAKEKQHSALLQGVETFQPASLRRTDTVEKIVLPNALDVAAEKSQKSLFDGIEKFDATRLKHTETQEKNPLPDKDVVAAEKAHQNLLDGVEHFDKTQMKHTTTEEKNPLPPIEAIEAEKEKNKFLNGIENFDPTKLKHTETCEKNPLPTKDIIEQEKTA; from the exons ATGGCCTGCTCAGTCGGAGACTCCCCCTCTCTCAAGGACCTGCCGAAGGTGGCGACAGACCTGAAGAGCCAGCTCGAAGGGTTCAACACCAGTTGCTTGCGTGACGTCGACACTAATGAGAAAATCGTGCTGCCGTCCGCTGAAG ACGTAGCGAAAGAAAAGCAACACTCAGCACTGCTGCAAGGCGTAGAGACATTCCAACCAGCTTCTCTGAGGAGAACGGACACCGTTGAAAAAATTGTGCTACCGAATGCATTAG ATGTTGCCGCTGAAAAGAGCCAAAAGTCCCTATTTGACGGCATCGAAAAGTTCGACGCAACCAGGCTGAAGCATACAGAAACACAGGAAAAGAATCCTCTTCCTGACAAAGATG TTGTCGCAGCGGAGAAAGCACACCAAAACCTTTTGGACGGTGTTGAGCACTTCGACAAGACCCAGATGAAGCACACGACGACGGAAGAAAAGAATCCTTTGCCGCCCATAGAAG CTATCGAAGCCGAAAAGGAGAAGAACAAGTTCCTGAACGGCATCGAGAACTTCGATCCCACCAAGCTAAAGCACACGGAGACTTGCGAGAAGAACCCGCTGCCCACCAAGGACATCATCGAGCAGGAGAAGACTGCTTGA
- the LOC126371533 gene encoding thymosin beta isoform X3, whose protein sequence is MACSVGDSPSLKDLPKVATDLKSQLEGFNTSCLRDVDTNEKIVLPSAEDVAKEKQHSALLQGVETFQPASLRRTDTVEKIVLPNALDVAAEKSQKSLFDGIEKFDATRLKHTETQEKNPLPDKDAIEAEKEKNKFLNGIENFDPTKLKHTETCEKNPLPTKDIIEQEKTA, encoded by the exons ATGGCCTGCTCAGTCGGAGACTCCCCCTCTCTCAAGGACCTGCCGAAGGTGGCGACAGACCTGAAGAGCCAGCTCGAAGGGTTCAACACCAGTTGCTTGCGTGACGTCGACACTAATGAGAAAATCGTGCTGCCGTCCGCTGAAG ACGTAGCGAAAGAAAAGCAACACTCAGCACTGCTGCAAGGCGTAGAGACATTCCAACCAGCTTCTCTGAGGAGAACGGACACCGTTGAAAAAATTGTGCTACCGAATGCATTAG ATGTTGCCGCTGAAAAGAGCCAAAAGTCCCTATTTGACGGCATCGAAAAGTTCGACGCAACCAGGCTGAAGCATACAGAAACACAGGAAAAGAATCCTCTTCCTGACAAAGATG CTATCGAAGCCGAAAAGGAGAAGAACAAGTTCCTGAACGGCATCGAGAACTTCGATCCCACCAAGCTAAAGCACACGGAGACTTGCGAGAAGAACCCGCTGCCCACCAAGGACATCATCGAGCAGGAGAAGACTGCTTGA
- the LOC126371533 gene encoding thymosin beta isoform X2 codes for MACSVGDSPSLKDLPKVATDLKSQLEGFNTSCLRDVDTNEKIVLPSAEDVAAEKSQKSLFDGIEKFDATRLKHTETQEKNPLPDKDVVAAEKAHQNLLDGVEHFDKTQMKHTTTEEKNPLPPIEAIEAEKEKNKFLNGIENFDPTKLKHTETCEKNPLPTKDIIEQEKTA; via the exons ATGGCCTGCTCAGTCGGAGACTCCCCCTCTCTCAAGGACCTGCCGAAGGTGGCGACAGACCTGAAGAGCCAGCTCGAAGGGTTCAACACCAGTTGCTTGCGTGACGTCGACACTAATGAGAAAATCGTGCTGCCGTCCGCTGAAG ATGTTGCCGCTGAAAAGAGCCAAAAGTCCCTATTTGACGGCATCGAAAAGTTCGACGCAACCAGGCTGAAGCATACAGAAACACAGGAAAAGAATCCTCTTCCTGACAAAGATG TTGTCGCAGCGGAGAAAGCACACCAAAACCTTTTGGACGGTGTTGAGCACTTCGACAAGACCCAGATGAAGCACACGACGACGGAAGAAAAGAATCCTTTGCCGCCCATAGAAG CTATCGAAGCCGAAAAGGAGAAGAACAAGTTCCTGAACGGCATCGAGAACTTCGATCCCACCAAGCTAAAGCACACGGAGACTTGCGAGAAGAACCCGCTGCCCACCAAGGACATCATCGAGCAGGAGAAGACTGCTTGA
- the LOC126371496 gene encoding E3 ubiquitin-protein ligase Mdm2-like — MNTSAIQYTAEPCWSRRCSTESIYSIQARETDYVRDTSDTESFTDDDEPVEYEPFTEPENEAPVPILGDSSGQSDNDIITTKVVEVSVGDDGDLEFADSEQTASDGRSDSELELCDYGRCALCGGRNTTPRYRYCQKCFKVRKNLFPPRPKRKHKRKLLDKTQSSFRPLSQDSGIDSQELHEAAQSSAGCSQPATVQSDSGCSQAVETEVRLSRTFHNPLKRRRAESADRSHKRPRLSYSDSESDSDDESNNVQVTPLVKTVSDPSLTIEEVKITKKIISNKLKEKIEKENEENNMCIVCLSEPKSGVFVHGRIAHICCCYKCAVKVWAKAKRCPVCNCKVSNVLKAVVM; from the exons ATTACGTTCGCGACACCAGTGACACCGAGTCGTTCACCGATGATGATGAGCCAGTCGAATACGAGCCCTTCACTGAGCCGGAAAACGAGGCTCCAGTGCCCATTCTGGGAGACTCCTCCGGACAGAGCGAT AACGACATTATAACTACAAAGGTGGTTGAAGTCTCAGTGGGCGACGACGGGGACTTAGAGTTCGCGGACTCGGAACAAACAGCTTCTGACGGCAGGAGTGACAGCGAGTTAGAGCTGTGTGACTACGGTCGCTGCGCGCTGTGTGGCGGACGGAACACCACCCCGCGGTATCGCTACTGCCAGAAGTGCTTCAAG GTACGTAAAAACCTGTTCCCGCCGAGACCGAAGCGCAAACACAAACGGAAGTTGTTAGATAAAACGCAATCCTCCTTCCGCCCCCTATCGCAGGACTCTGGTATAGACAGTCAGGAGCTGCACGAAGCAGCTCAGAGCTCGGCTGGGTGCTCCCAACCTGCCACCGTACAGAGTGACTCAGGTTGTTCCCAAGCCGTAGAAACTGAGGTTAGGTTAAGCCGTACTTTCCACAACCCTTTAAAGCGGCGACGCGCGGAGTCAGCTGACCGATCACACAAACGACCTAGGTTAAGTTATTCCGACAGCGAAAGCGATTCAGACGACGAATCCAATAACGTCCAAGTAACACCATTAGTGAAAACCGTCAGCGATCCTTCGTTAACTATCGAAGAGGTCAAAATCACTAAAaagataataagtaataaattaaaagagaaaattgaaaaggaaaatgaagaaaataatatGTGTATAGTTTGCCTTTCTGAGCCCAAATCTGGTGTGTTTGTCCATGGGCGGATAGCTCACATCTGCTGCTGTTACAAGTGCGCCGTCAAAGTTTGGGCCAAGGCAAAAAGGTGTCCAGTTTGTAATTGTAAAGTCAGCAACGTTTTGAAGGCAGTCGTCATGTAA